A region from the Altererythrobacter sp. H2 genome encodes:
- a CDS encoding acyl-CoA thioesterase, which yields MNDEIDPQRLVSGLVRLLTVQNDGAGHYTGLPQKDGVGRVFGGQVIAQALQAAQATAPEGMVAHSLHAYFLRGGREGPAISYRVEADFDGRSFANRRVVASQPGENNTQVPILNLTASFQLPEDGLSHDDYTMPDVRPPEDLPSDMEQRRRFIAEMGEVSEVQRALMLRPRPIEMRTVDKLHWMNADPKPPHARSWFRAVAPLPDDPALHRAVIAYASDYTLLGTSALPHGLSWARNELKGASLDHAIWFHRPARADEWLLYATESPWSGGGRGMNLGRIFNRAGELVASVAQEGMMRRARR from the coding sequence ATGAATGACGAAATCGATCCCCAGCGGCTGGTCAGTGGGCTGGTCCGCCTGCTGACCGTGCAGAATGATGGCGCGGGCCACTACACCGGGCTCCCGCAGAAGGACGGTGTGGGCCGGGTGTTCGGCGGCCAGGTGATTGCGCAGGCGCTGCAGGCGGCCCAGGCCACCGCGCCGGAGGGCATGGTCGCCCATTCGCTCCATGCCTATTTCCTGCGCGGCGGGCGCGAAGGGCCGGCGATTTCCTATCGGGTCGAGGCCGATTTCGACGGGCGCAGCTTCGCCAACCGCCGGGTGGTGGCGAGCCAGCCGGGCGAGAATAACACGCAGGTCCCGATCCTCAACCTGACCGCCAGCTTCCAGCTGCCCGAGGACGGCCTGTCGCACGACGATTATACCATGCCCGATGTTCGCCCGCCCGAAGACCTGCCCTCGGACATGGAGCAGCGCCGCCGCTTTATTGCCGAGATGGGTGAGGTGTCAGAGGTCCAGCGCGCGCTCATGCTGCGGCCCCGGCCGATCGAGATGCGCACGGTCGACAAGCTCCACTGGATGAATGCCGATCCCAAGCCGCCCCACGCGCGCAGCTGGTTCCGCGCAGTGGCGCCGCTGCCGGACGATCCGGCGCTGCACCGCGCGGTGATTGCCTATGCCAGCGATTATACCCTGCTCGGCACCAGCGCCCTGCCGCACGGCCTGAGCTGGGCGCGGAACGAGCTCAAGGGTGCGAGCCTTGACCATGCGATCTGGTTCCACCGCCCGGCCCGCGCTGACGAATGGCTGCTCTATGCCACCGAAAGCCCGTGGAGCGGCGGCGGGCGCGGCATGAATCTGGGCCGGATCTTCAACCGCGCCGGTGAACTGGTCGCCAGCGTGGCCCAGGAAGGGATGATGCGCCGCGCGCGCCGCTAG
- a CDS encoding WS/DGAT/MGAT family O-acyltransferase, translating to MRQLQGMDASFVALETRNSPMHIGSILIYNPATAPGGFVRFKDILAFFDSRKQLSRTIRQRMVRVPFDLDYPYWIEDPDFDLEYHVRHVALPKPGDWRQLCIQAARIFARPLDLTRPPWEFTVVEGLDNVPGVAPGSFAMVTKVHHAAIDGMSGIDLMEAMHTLTPDAPPPDRPDKWKPGKVPSPVELLGKSYVNALLNPMKQLEVAARAAPGLAKVVSGLVKKEFSLSGEMVAPKTRFNKAISPNRVVEGRSLPLADVKAIRALAPGAKVNDVFLAVIGGALRKYLLKHDDLPKKTLTAMAPISVRSSNEKGDMGNQVAAMIAPLGTHIADPVERLRYVHRKTSNSKAMTDALGARNMTEMSKASPALFMALGAQLYTRLGLANRGVGPVFSTVVTNVPGPPVPIYSSGARLESMMGLLCLTDGLGLGHVVQSYCSEATIAFTACRKDMPDPEFYAQCIEDSFAELRDAAKAPAEAPAPAAAGAKAKATKKTPARSKRAKPKSRKENSKP from the coding sequence ATGCGCCAGCTCCAGGGAATGGACGCGAGTTTCGTTGCGCTGGAGACGCGCAACTCGCCGATGCACATCGGTTCGATCCTGATCTACAATCCGGCGACGGCTCCGGGCGGGTTTGTCCGCTTCAAGGACATCCTCGCCTTCTTCGACAGCCGCAAGCAGCTGAGCCGCACCATCCGCCAGCGCATGGTGCGGGTGCCGTTCGATCTCGATTATCCCTACTGGATCGAGGATCCGGACTTCGATCTTGAATACCATGTGCGCCATGTCGCGCTGCCCAAGCCGGGCGACTGGCGGCAGCTGTGCATCCAGGCGGCGCGGATCTTTGCCCGTCCGCTCGACCTCACACGGCCGCCGTGGGAATTTACCGTGGTCGAAGGGCTCGACAACGTGCCCGGTGTCGCCCCCGGCAGCTTCGCCATGGTGACCAAGGTCCACCACGCCGCGATCGACGGGATGAGCGGGATCGACCTGATGGAGGCGATGCACACGCTCACCCCGGATGCCCCGCCGCCGGACAGGCCAGACAAGTGGAAGCCAGGCAAGGTCCCGTCTCCGGTCGAACTGCTGGGCAAGAGCTACGTCAACGCGCTGCTCAACCCGATGAAACAGCTGGAGGTGGCGGCCAGGGCCGCGCCGGGGCTGGCCAAGGTCGTTTCCGGACTGGTGAAGAAGGAATTCAGCCTGTCGGGCGAAATGGTCGCCCCCAAGACCCGGTTCAACAAGGCCATTTCGCCCAATCGGGTGGTCGAAGGGCGCAGTCTGCCGCTGGCTGACGTCAAGGCGATCCGTGCTCTGGCGCCGGGGGCCAAGGTCAACGACGTGTTCCTTGCCGTGATTGGCGGTGCACTGCGCAAATACCTGCTCAAGCATGATGATCTGCCCAAGAAGACTCTGACTGCCATGGCCCCGATCTCAGTCCGCTCGTCGAACGAAAAGGGCGACATGGGCAACCAGGTCGCGGCAATGATCGCCCCGCTCGGCACGCACATCGCTGACCCGGTCGAGCGGCTGCGTTATGTCCACAGAAAAACCAGCAATTCCAAAGCGATGACAGACGCGCTCGGTGCGCGCAACATGACCGAGATGAGCAAGGCCAGCCCGGCGCTGTTCATGGCGCTGGGCGCGCAGCTCTATACGCGGCTGGGCCTCGCCAATCGCGGGGTGGGGCCGGTATTTTCGACCGTGGTGACCAATGTGCCCGGCCCGCCGGTGCCGATCTATTCCAGCGGTGCGCGGCTCGAAAGCATGATGGGGCTGCTGTGCCTGACCGACGGCCTCGGCCTTGGCCACGTGGTGCAGAGCTATTGCAGCGAGGCGACCATCGCCTTCACCGCCTGCCGCAAGGACATGCCCGATCCGGAATTCTACGCCCAATGCATCGAGGACAGCTTTGCCGAGCTGCGCGATGCAGCCAAGGCACCTGCTGAAGCGCCAGCTCCGGCGGCGGCCGGTGCTAAGGCGAAAGCAACGAAAAAGACGCCCGCGCGTTCGAAGCGGGCCAAACCGAAAAGCAGGAAGGAAAACAGCAAGCCATGA
- a CDS encoding transcriptional regulator: MGIEQHIAIPTEAAATAVFPPPQRAHFATNYPETPHLLRHRLGENALMNLDALAALAGRLPDSSIEYNRGDLPVGIDGKPAPTGLSIEETIRHIATSNSWAVLKNVEQVPEYRTLLLNLLEELRPAIEARTGAMLRPQGFVFISSPNAVTPYHFDPEHNILLQLVGSKVMTQFPAGEPRFAPDAVHESYHSGGPRELRWQDDLMEGASEFPLDPGEAVYVPVMAPHFVRVGPDSSISLSITWRSDWSFAEADARGFNRVLRKAGLTPAAPGRWPATNKPKAYALRALRKLGLAG; this comes from the coding sequence GTGGGCATCGAACAGCATATCGCCATCCCGACCGAGGCAGCCGCCACCGCCGTGTTCCCGCCGCCGCAGCGCGCCCACTTCGCCACCAACTATCCCGAAACGCCGCACCTGCTGCGGCATCGTCTGGGCGAAAACGCGCTGATGAACCTGGACGCGCTGGCGGCACTTGCCGGGCGCCTGCCGGACAGCTCGATCGAATACAACCGGGGCGACCTGCCGGTCGGGATCGATGGGAAGCCTGCACCCACCGGGCTGTCGATCGAGGAGACGATCCGCCACATTGCCACCAGCAACAGCTGGGCGGTGCTCAAGAACGTGGAACAGGTGCCCGAATATCGCACGCTCCTGCTCAATCTGCTGGAAGAGCTGCGGCCCGCCATCGAGGCCCGCACCGGGGCCATGCTGCGGCCCCAGGGGTTCGTGTTCATCTCCAGCCCCAATGCCGTAACCCCCTATCATTTCGACCCGGAACACAACATCCTGCTCCAGCTGGTGGGCAGCAAGGTGATGACCCAGTTCCCGGCCGGCGAGCCGCGCTTTGCGCCTGACGCGGTCCATGAAAGCTACCACAGCGGCGGCCCGCGCGAGCTGCGCTGGCAGGACGACCTGATGGAAGGCGCAAGCGAATTTCCGCTCGACCCCGGGGAAGCGGTCTATGTGCCCGTCATGGCGCCGCATTTCGTGCGGGTCGGGCCGGACAGCTCGATCTCGCTGTCGATCACCTGGCGCAGCGACTGGTCGTTCGCCGAAGCCGATGCGCGCGGGTTCAACCGTGTCCTGCGCAAGGCCGGGCTGACACCCGCCGCCCCCGGCCGCTGGCCTGCGACCAACAAGCCCAAGGCCTATGCCCTGCGCGCCCTGCGCAAACTCGGTCTGGCTGGTTGA
- the uvrC gene encoding excinuclease ABC subunit UvrC: MARTPAGTPHDPRGPNPGSKERFNEERAAYTVASAQPDLEGGVKAIRETVATLKPQPGVYRMVDARGDVLYVGKARSLKARVANYTQIANLSSRLLRMVSQTRSMDIVVTNSEAEALLLEAQLIKRFRPPFNVLLRDDKSFPFILLRADHAFPRIQKHRGARKAKGNYYGPFASAGSVNTTINALQKLFLLRSCTDSFFNNRDRPCLLYQIKRCSAPCVGRIDEAGYDKLVAQAKDFLGGKSSAVQQDLERQMASAAAALDFETAAMLRDRLRAATFIQGSQAINAAGVGDADVFALASKGGQIAVQAFFIRGGQNWGHRAFFPAHTQGIEDAEVLADVLLQFYEEVPPPRTILVDRELPEAELLGEALGAAAGHRVTVSIPQRGDRRRLMEQASRNAVEALERRMAETGSKAKVLRELSEFLELPDVPDRIEVYDNSHIQGTKAVGAMVVAGPEGLRKGQYRKFNIREAQGNDDFAMMREVMQRRFRALADPPQNGEGDHAQHGGGAPSDGADDIAKVPHHPDASRRGPPPRSGEEWPDLVLIDGGKGQMSAVHDTLAEMGIEDVPLIAIAKGPHHGREGREVFHFPDGREKTLPVNSPVLFYLQTLRDEVHRFAIGAHRARRSKAITASPLDEIPGIGPARKRALLLHFGTASKVRAASLEDLQRAPGVSAGVARQIYDFYHTRG; encoded by the coding sequence ATGGCCCGTACCCCCGCCGGAACCCCGCACGACCCCCGAGGCCCCAATCCCGGTAGTAAGGAGCGTTTCAACGAGGAACGCGCCGCCTATACGGTCGCCAGTGCCCAGCCCGACCTTGAAGGCGGGGTCAAGGCGATCCGCGAAACGGTGGCCACGCTCAAGCCGCAACCGGGTGTCTACCGCATGGTCGATGCGCGCGGCGACGTGCTCTATGTCGGCAAGGCGCGCAGCCTGAAGGCGCGGGTGGCGAACTATACCCAGATCGCCAACCTCTCCAGCCGGCTGCTGCGCATGGTCAGCCAGACCCGCAGCATGGACATCGTCGTCACCAACAGCGAGGCGGAGGCGCTGCTGCTGGAAGCGCAGCTGATCAAGCGTTTCCGCCCGCCGTTCAATGTGCTGCTGCGCGACGACAAGAGCTTCCCCTTCATCCTGCTGCGCGCCGACCATGCCTTTCCCCGCATCCAGAAGCATCGCGGGGCGCGCAAGGCCAAGGGCAATTACTATGGCCCTTTCGCCAGCGCCGGGTCGGTCAACACCACGATCAATGCGCTGCAGAAGCTGTTCCTGCTGCGCAGCTGCACCGACAGTTTCTTCAACAACCGCGACCGGCCGTGCCTGCTCTACCAGATCAAGCGCTGCTCGGCCCCCTGCGTCGGGCGGATCGACGAGGCAGGTTATGACAAGCTCGTCGCCCAGGCGAAGGATTTTCTTGGCGGCAAGTCGTCTGCCGTACAGCAGGATCTGGAGCGGCAGATGGCCAGCGCCGCCGCGGCGCTCGATTTCGAGACTGCCGCCATGCTGCGCGACCGGCTGCGCGCGGCGACCTTCATTCAGGGCAGCCAGGCGATCAACGCTGCCGGGGTGGGCGATGCCGACGTGTTCGCGCTCGCCAGCAAAGGCGGGCAGATCGCGGTACAGGCCTTTTTCATCCGGGGCGGGCAGAACTGGGGTCACCGCGCCTTCTTCCCCGCCCACACACAGGGCATCGAAGACGCCGAAGTGCTGGCTGATGTCCTGCTGCAATTCTACGAGGAAGTCCCGCCACCACGCACGATCCTGGTCGACCGTGAACTGCCCGAAGCGGAACTGCTGGGCGAAGCGCTGGGCGCAGCGGCAGGGCACCGGGTCACCGTCTCGATTCCCCAACGCGGCGACCGGCGGCGGTTGATGGAGCAGGCCAGCCGCAACGCAGTTGAGGCGCTGGAGCGGCGGATGGCCGAAACCGGCTCGAAGGCGAAAGTGCTGCGCGAGCTGAGCGAATTCCTCGAACTGCCCGACGTGCCGGACCGGATCGAGGTCTACGACAACAGCCATATCCAGGGCACCAAGGCCGTCGGCGCGATGGTCGTCGCCGGGCCGGAGGGGCTGCGCAAAGGGCAGTACCGCAAATTCAACATCCGCGAAGCGCAGGGCAACGATGACTTCGCGATGATGCGCGAAGTGATGCAGCGGCGGTTTCGGGCTTTGGCGGATCCTCCCCAGAATGGGGAGGGGGACCATGCGCAGCATGGTGGAGGGGCACCCTCCGATGGAGCGGACGATATAGCGAAGGTGCCCCACCACCCCGACGCTTCGCGTCGCGGTCCCCCTCCCCGTTCCGGGGAGGAATGGCCCGACCTCGTCCTGATCGATGGCGGGAAAGGGCAGATGAGCGCGGTGCACGATACTCTGGCGGAAATGGGGATCGAGGACGTGCCGCTGATCGCCATCGCCAAGGGGCCGCACCACGGGCGCGAGGGGCGCGAGGTGTTCCACTTCCCCGACGGGCGGGAAAAGACCCTGCCGGTCAATTCACCGGTGCTGTTCTATCTCCAGACCCTGCGCGACGAGGTGCACCGCTTTGCCATCGGGGCGCACCGGGCCAGGCGGAGCAAGGCGATAACCGCCAGCCCGCTGGACGAGATCCCCGGCATTGGCCCGGCCCGCAAGCGCGCGCTGCTGCTGCACTTCGGCACGGCGAGCAAGGTCCGCGCCGCGTCGCTGGAAGATTTGCAACGCGCGCCCGGGGTCAGTGCCGGGGTGGCGCGGCAGATTTACGATTTCTATCACACCCGCGGCTGA
- a CDS encoding alpha/beta hydrolase: MSSHHLIDPELLPLLELMPTRSFGMEHIPQLREMSEGRFAFLDAPPPAPQKVTIAGPGGELDLYLYDPHPRRAGRGALLHVHGGGLIMGSARTMQHGPSAIAAATGTLVASVEYRLAPEHPFPAPQEDCLAALHWLAGAVEEWAFDPAKMAVIGESAGGGLAAAVALMARDQGGPALAAQFLTYPMLDHRTGSPDCRYANPMTGEFIWTREANQVGWAALRGDYRADDHRKGWFSPALADDLAGLPLTWIGTGSLDLFFDENLDFARRLTAAGVPVEVHGYPGAIHAFNAVAGARLTQAYARDLMGAIARWL, translated from the coding sequence TTGTCGTCGCATCACCTGATCGATCCAGAGCTCCTGCCGCTGCTGGAGCTTATGCCGACGCGCAGCTTCGGGATGGAGCACATTCCGCAGCTGCGGGAGATGTCGGAAGGGCGTTTTGCCTTCCTCGATGCGCCGCCGCCTGCGCCGCAGAAGGTGACCATAGCCGGGCCGGGCGGGGAGCTCGATCTTTACCTCTACGATCCCCATCCGCGCCGCGCAGGGCGGGGGGCCTTGCTGCATGTCCACGGCGGCGGGTTGATCATGGGTTCGGCCCGCACCATGCAGCACGGCCCTTCCGCAATCGCAGCGGCGACCGGCACACTGGTAGCATCGGTCGAATACCGGCTGGCGCCGGAGCATCCGTTTCCCGCGCCGCAGGAGGATTGCTTGGCAGCGCTGCACTGGCTTGCCGGTGCAGTTGAGGAATGGGCGTTCGATCCGGCAAAAATGGCGGTAATCGGCGAAAGCGCCGGGGGAGGGCTGGCCGCTGCCGTTGCCCTGATGGCGCGTGATCAGGGCGGGCCGGCACTGGCGGCGCAGTTTCTCACTTACCCGATGCTCGACCACCGCACCGGTTCGCCGGACTGCCGCTATGCCAACCCGATGACCGGCGAGTTCATCTGGACGCGGGAAGCCAACCAGGTCGGGTGGGCCGCGCTGCGGGGCGATTACCGGGCGGACGATCACCGCAAAGGCTGGTTTTCGCCCGCGCTGGCCGATGACCTCGCCGGCCTGCCGCTAACCTGGATCGGGACTGGCAGCCTCGACCTGTTCTTCGACGAGAATCTCGATTTCGCCCGCCGCCTGACTGCTGCGGGCGTTCCGGTTGAGGTGCACGGCTACCCCGGCGCGATCCATGCTTTCAACGCGGTCGCGGGAGCACGGCTGACCCAGGCTTATGCCCGCGATCTGATGGGTGCCATCGCGCGCTGGCTCTAG
- a CDS encoding GNAT family N-acetyltransferase, whose protein sequence is MEQQRIDPGLAARAEAPLPSVRLARASDPAAWPSPPAWDSVAFDASDPNPFFERWFLAPGLRHIGARQGAGLLCVETHGELVGLLPIRRRLAYYRYPLPHVATWLHDNAFCGTPLVRRGFEQPFWHAVLGWMDTNAASALFYHLCHIPADGNVMAALREVTDSTGRPAAVVQQEDRALLRSHLAPEEYFAAAMSAKKRKELRRQHNRLAELGALTFERQDCPAEIGPWIADYLALEARGWKGNDGSALAQHPANAALFTEALSGAASAGKLERLTLRLDGRPIAMLANFLSPPGAFSFKTTYDEDYARFSPGVLLQRENLDLLAREGVAWADSCAAADHPMIERIWREKRTITRLSIAIGGPARRALAARIFRAEGGSPLQEF, encoded by the coding sequence GTGGAACAGCAGCGGATCGATCCTGGCCTGGCAGCCCGTGCGGAGGCACCGCTTCCCTCGGTCAGGCTGGCCCGCGCCAGCGATCCGGCGGCCTGGCCTTCGCCGCCCGCGTGGGATTCGGTGGCGTTTGATGCGAGCGACCCCAACCCCTTCTTCGAACGCTGGTTCCTCGCGCCCGGCCTGCGCCATATCGGCGCGCGGCAGGGCGCTGGCCTGCTCTGTGTCGAGACGCACGGGGAACTGGTCGGCCTGCTGCCGATCCGGCGCCGCCTGGCCTACTACCGATATCCCCTGCCCCATGTCGCCACCTGGCTTCATGACAATGCCTTCTGCGGTACGCCGCTGGTGCGGCGGGGCTTCGAGCAGCCCTTCTGGCACGCTGTCCTCGGATGGATGGATACCAACGCGGCCAGCGCGCTGTTCTACCACCTGTGCCATATCCCGGCTGACGGCAATGTCATGGCCGCCCTGCGCGAGGTCACGGACAGCACGGGCCGCCCGGCCGCCGTGGTGCAGCAGGAAGACCGCGCCCTGCTCCGCTCACACCTTGCGCCGGAGGAATACTTCGCGGCCGCGATGTCGGCCAAGAAGCGCAAGGAACTGCGCCGCCAGCACAACCGGCTGGCCGAACTGGGCGCGCTCACCTTCGAACGGCAGGACTGTCCTGCCGAGATCGGCCCGTGGATTGCAGACTATCTGGCGCTTGAGGCACGCGGCTGGAAAGGCAATGATGGCAGCGCGCTGGCGCAGCATCCGGCCAATGCGGCCCTGTTCACCGAGGCGCTTTCAGGCGCGGCCAGCGCCGGGAAGCTCGAGCGGCTGACCCTGCGGCTCGACGGCCGCCCGATTGCCATGCTGGCCAATTTCCTCAGCCCGCCCGGCGCCTTCTCGTTCAAGACGACCTATGATGAGGACTATGCCCGGTTTTCCCCCGGAGTGCTGCTCCAGCGCGAGAACCTCGACCTGCTGGCGCGAGAGGGCGTTGCCTGGGCCGACAGCTGTGCCGCCGCCGACCATCCCATGATCGAGCGCATCTGGCGCGAGAAACGCACCATCACGCGCCTGTCCATCGCGATCGGCGGACCGGCCCGCCGCGCGCTGGCGGCGCGAATTTTCCGGGCCGAAGGCGGCTCGCCCCTGCAGGAGTTCTGA
- a CDS encoding alpha/beta hydrolase — MTTATLKRGDTARPPHRLLTLAEPGRAMGELASFYALRPLLRTLPKGDGHGVMVLPGFKASDRSTAPLRSLLDDLGYTSEGWGLGRNVKVDNARIAAMADRVERLADRTGRKVSLVGWSLGGVFARELAKQAPDKVRLVISLGSPISDDRNHTNARRLFEWLNGHEPEPMQGGRFRDLGEAPPVPTTSILTRTDGVVHWRGSVQEQGKQTENIEVIASHCGLGVNPAAIYAIADRLAQKEGAWKPFAPSGLVRLVFPRRSYT, encoded by the coding sequence ATGACCACCGCCACTCTCAAGAGGGGCGATACGGCCCGTCCGCCGCATCGCCTGCTGACTCTGGCCGAGCCGGGCCGGGCCATGGGCGAGCTGGCCAGTTTCTATGCCTTGCGTCCGCTGCTGCGAACCTTGCCCAAGGGCGATGGCCACGGCGTGATGGTGCTGCCTGGCTTCAAGGCCTCCGACCGTTCGACCGCGCCCTTGCGTTCGCTGCTCGACGATCTGGGCTATACTTCGGAAGGCTGGGGCCTGGGCCGCAACGTCAAGGTCGACAACGCGCGCATCGCGGCGATGGCGGACCGGGTCGAGCGGCTGGCCGACCGGACCGGCCGCAAGGTCTCACTGGTCGGCTGGAGCCTGGGCGGCGTATTCGCGCGCGAACTGGCCAAGCAGGCGCCGGACAAGGTGCGGCTGGTGATCTCGCTCGGTAGTCCGATCAGCGATGACCGCAACCATACCAACGCCCGCCGCCTGTTCGAATGGCTCAATGGCCACGAGCCGGAGCCGATGCAGGGCGGCCGTTTCCGCGATCTGGGCGAAGCGCCGCCGGTGCCGACCACCTCGATCCTGACCCGCACCGATGGCGTGGTCCACTGGCGCGGTTCGGTGCAGGAGCAGGGCAAGCAGACCGAGAACATCGAGGTGATCGCCAGCCATTGCGGCCTTGGGGTCAACCCGGCAGCGATTTACGCGATTGCTGACCGGCTGGCGCAGAAGGAAGGCGCGTGGAAGCCATTTGCCCCGTCAGGTCTGGTCCGGCTGGTCTTCCCCCGCCGGTCCTACACCTGA
- a CDS encoding host attachment protein gives MNVPPKAHVAVVDGSRFLLLRNGSDARYPALELVGEPDLDPTNRSQGKLRHSITSTPEAGNDLDEAAHVAAAAEWLNHAVLTQKIDDLIVVADKRSLGELRRHYHKELEARLRGELGKALTNVPINQIEQAISDA, from the coding sequence ATGAATGTACCCCCGAAAGCCCACGTAGCCGTGGTCGATGGTTCGCGCTTCCTCCTCCTCCGCAACGGATCGGATGCCCGCTATCCAGCGCTGGAACTGGTGGGCGAACCCGATCTCGATCCGACCAACCGCAGCCAGGGCAAGCTGCGCCACTCGATTACCTCGACCCCGGAAGCGGGCAATGATCTGGACGAGGCGGCCCATGTGGCGGCAGCGGCCGAGTGGCTCAACCATGCTGTGCTCACCCAGAAGATCGACGATCTGATCGTGGTCGCCGACAAGCGTTCGCTCGGTGAGTTGCGGCGTCATTATCACAAGGAACTGGAAGCCCGGCTGCGCGGGGAACTGGGCAAGGCGCTGACCAATGTGCCGATTAACCAGATCGAGCAGGCGATCAGCGACGCCTGA
- a CDS encoding NAD(P)/FAD-dependent oxidoreductase, which produces MCAARAGQRGRRVLVLEKAEAAGKKILISGGGRCNFTNIGAGPANYLSANPHFAKSALARYTPRDFLDLVESYGIAWHEKTLGQLFCDGSAKQIVAMLLDECARGPVTVRCGEEIASVTHDGQFAVSTRTGVYRAPALVIATGGPSIPKMGATGFAYDLARQFGLKVVEPRPALVPLTLGGEDVLFREISGVAAPVEAEAGGARFAEAALFTHRGLSGPAILQVSSYWKPGDPISIDFLPGRERDWLLDTKRASPRTTIRGLLRDAMPQRLADILAERLALPNDLGNTPDKALRIAEAQLARWTFHPNGSEGFAKAEVTVGGISTAELSSTTMEAKRVPGLYAIGEAVDVTGWLGGYNFQWAWASGVAAGDAL; this is translated from the coding sequence ATGTGCGCCGCGCGTGCCGGGCAGCGCGGGCGGCGCGTGTTGGTGCTGGAGAAAGCCGAAGCTGCGGGGAAGAAGATCCTGATCTCGGGCGGCGGGCGGTGCAATTTCACCAACATCGGGGCGGGGCCGGCCAACTATCTCAGCGCCAACCCTCATTTCGCCAAGAGCGCGCTGGCCCGCTACACCCCGCGCGATTTCCTCGATCTGGTGGAAAGCTACGGCATCGCCTGGCACGAGAAGACACTTGGCCAGCTGTTCTGCGATGGCTCGGCGAAGCAGATTGTCGCCATGCTGCTGGACGAGTGCGCCAGGGGGCCGGTGACAGTGCGCTGCGGCGAGGAGATCGCCTCGGTCACGCACGATGGCCAGTTCGCAGTCTCCACCCGCACCGGCGTGTATCGTGCCCCGGCGCTGGTGATCGCCACCGGCGGGCCGTCCATCCCGAAGATGGGCGCGACCGGCTTTGCCTATGACCTCGCGCGCCAGTTCGGGCTGAAAGTGGTCGAGCCGCGCCCGGCGCTGGTGCCGCTGACGCTGGGCGGGGAGGATGTGCTGTTCCGCGAGATTTCCGGTGTGGCCGCCCCGGTCGAGGCGGAGGCGGGCGGGGCGCGCTTTGCCGAAGCGGCGCTGTTCACCCATCGCGGCCTCAGCGGCCCGGCGATCCTGCAGGTCAGTTCCTACTGGAAGCCGGGCGATCCGATCTCGATCGATTTTCTCCCCGGGCGGGAGAGGGACTGGCTGCTCGACACCAAGCGGGCCAGCCCGCGCACCACGATCCGCGGGCTGCTGCGTGATGCCATGCCGCAGCGGTTGGCCGACATTCTCGCCGAGCGGCTGGCCCTGCCGAACGACCTCGGCAACACCCCGGACAAGGCGTTGCGCATTGCCGAGGCGCAACTGGCGCGCTGGACCTTCCACCCCAACGGCAGCGAGGGTTTTGCCAAGGCCGAGGTTACCGTGGGCGGGATTTCCACTGCCGAGCTTTCCTCCACCACAATGGAGGCGAAACGGGTGCCGGGACTTTATGCCATAGGCGAGGCGGTTGACGTGACGGGGTGGCTCGGCGGCTACAACTTCCAGTGGGCCTGGGCCAGCGGGGTAGCGGCCGGAGACGCGCTGTAA